The window TTAATTTCTGAACTGAAAAATTTGTCGTGTGGTGTCCAAGACAAGACATGCACTATATATACTGTACAAGGTAGACTCCcccataatttaattttgaccAATGCAATTAGGAACTCTAATGAAGATTATGCCATTTTGACCGAGAGATGAAAAGAATATATTCCCTTCACATATAAATggcaattgttttttttttgccacatATAAAAAGGGCAATTCTGTAATTGGAAAAATGATGTTTGCCTCAGCAAATAAAATATGTCAGAATTTGCCAATTTgggataaaaaaatatatttcgaGTTGGCcgaaaaagaatatttttcaaatgaatattttataaGACACAATTAATGAAAAGGATGCATTCGGATTAATTTggtatttaattataaataccATCGTTCTCAAGAGAAAAGTTGCACATACTTAATTCCGAACTCaaacttattatatatttcataaaataagataTTTAAGGTGATGTAATTTAGggatatatatacttatttacCGAGAATGTATAGATCTTTGAATATCCTCCTTGCTTTAGTAAATCTCggcattattattattggattTTCTCTCCTAGTACGTCTAACTTCATCATATACCATATATAAAGAGAATCCCAAGAATCCGAAATATATATCCGTTTAAACTTACGATTCCGTTAATCAGATTCTGAAACGAACTCGATCTTAATATTTGAGTATCTCTTTGAATTTCGAAATAAGATCAAAATCAATGTACTCTGAGATCTCCCGATCCAGAATATGATGTGTCACTCCGCTATTGGTCGAATACAAGGGCATTACGAGTAAAGTCGAATGGAGTCCCACTCGTGACCCCATAAAAACAAATTTAAGATCTTAATATTGGAGTATCTCTTCGAATTTCGAAATAAAAACAGAATCAATTACTTGTGACATCTCCCTGTCCAGAATCTGATATGTCACTGTGCGATTGGTTTAATGTTATGGATATTAGGGGTCGAGTCCCAATCCTGCCCCTAAAAAAAGGAGTAAATAGAGGGCACGTCGTGGGTATTTTGGTAAATTAAAGTGCTTTTACCGAACATAACCTTGTTGGAGAAGAATGCCATTTGTTGAGCAATATCTTAATAGTACCAAAAAAAACagagggggggagagagagaggggaaggggaggaggaggaggaggaggaagaaggagcAGCGAAGTGAGACCGGGAAGCCTTCCTTTCACACTCACTCTCTGCTCGATCTCAGGCGGCAGAATCCGATTTTTGGAACCCATTGCCTCGCCAAATCGAGTGGCTGAAACCCTAATCGGTTGTTGATTTTGGGCATTTTCTTGGCACCTTTCGTCGCCGATCACCCCGTCGGCGGATTTTCATTCCCCGAGAGAGCAAGCCCCAGCTTTCGACCCACCAATGGCCGCAGAAGCCGCTGATACTGTTGGCAACATCACCAGCCCCCCGATCGCAGCTCCCCGATCATCGCAGTACCACTTCGCTGAGTCGCCTAAGAGCCCCCACCAGCCCCGACAGCCGGCGAAGCCGGCCACGTCAGCTTGGAGCCACGTCGCTCACGGAGAGTCTCAGCCTGTTGTTGCGGCTGCACCGCCGGTTGAGCCGGCGGTTGGATATTCGTCCTCGTCGGCGTCATCGTCGACGGCGGGGGATGAGGTGGGGACCGAGAGCGGGACCGGAGCCAATGGTGGGGCGGGCAAGAGGGTCCCGTGGAACAAACCGTCTAATGGGCCTGGGCCTGAGGCTGCTGGCCCAGTCATTGGGGCCGATTCCTGGCCCGCTCTGTCAGCGTCCCCCAAGAGGAGTTCGCGGAAATCTTCCTCGGAATCAGCGAAAGTTTCGTCCGATGGATCATCTTCGGTGTCCGCCCCAGCCTCGCaggttttttccttttctcataTCTCTCGCACTTCAACTACAGATATGCAGGGATTTTCTTTCCCATAATATTGTATATGCGTTGGGGATATGATGTGATATGATTTGCGGGGTTCGTAATTTTGTTGGGTCTTTTCTCTGTTTTCATTCAGCTAGGCAAAACATAATATTATGAAATCCTTAATGtgggtatttttttttgacgatAATGGAATGAAATTCTAGTTTTCTGCTGGCAAAGGTTGTAGCTTTCCCCCTGTACAGTGGTTCAGAAATGAAATATTTGCTGGTTACTTGTTTGTGACACTATGTTTACTTGTTTAGCTCGCTCACGCACAACACATCTAGATTTGTCAGATagagaaatgaaaatattgCCTTTATTCGCGGGTTTCCATTTTTATTGGATTTTGTAGTTTTCAAGCCCATTCCTCAGAAGAATGATAAGTCGTGTGAGGATAAGTAGATACCATTACGGGTTTGCTTGTTTGGGCGGTACCCTGATTTTCTTTTGTGCGCGCAGGCGCGCATGTTTTTCCAATTCAAAGTTAAGAAGCTTTATGATCTAACACGAAGTTCTGCAATTTCTATTATTTGTATTGTTACTAGTCTCTTATTCGTTGTTGTTATAGGGATCTGGAAATGCATCttcttctgctgctgctgctgctgcttcttcttcttcttcttcttcacagaGGCAGTTGAATTCTCATGGGAATACTCATTTAAATGTGAATAATCAGATGCCTTTGCATCAGAGATCAATGAAGGGTAACAATGGGAGCGCGACTTTAAATGGCGATGCTCCTCAATCACCAGGTCCACGGAATCCATCACTAGACTCACAGTCGATCAAGTCTTCCCCTAGGGATGATAGCCAGAGAAGTGGTTCAGCTTCAGAAAACCATGGAGGCCATGAGCACCAACAGCAGCAGCGAAACTCTTTTAAAACTCGTAGTGGTGGAACATATCAACGTGGAGATGGTTCCCACTCTCAAAGTTATGCAAATAGGCGTGACCAAGATCGTACCAATCAAGAGTGGAATCCTCGAGGCTTTAACCATAATAGAGATGCTCGTATGCATCAACAACAGAGAGGTTATCCAAGGTATGGCAGGGTTTCACATCCTGCAGCACCAGTAATCCCTCCTGTTTCTGGTCAATTTATTCCTTTGCCACAACCTCGGCATTTTGCTGTGCCGCCCATGGGGGGTTATAATGGTAAGACTCTTTGTGTTCAATATTAACATTCTTGACCTGCCAACTCCATGTTTTGATGgacatatttttttcagatatgGCACCTCCAGTGTATGTGTTGCCATTTCAACATCCGGTGAATTTTGTCTCACCGATGCCTCCACATATGGTTAATTTTCAACCACCAGATCCTAATTTGTATACAAAGATCATtgatcaaataaattattatttcaggTCAGTCCTTTTTCTAAAGTCGTTAACATGAGTTGGTTTTTCCTTTCTGCTAAGTGGATAATTGCAGCTGAATCAAGTCTTTTGTCCTTCTAATTGTCATCATCTTGCTGTCAATTTATTCATTAGTTAACTGTCACTGCCCGTTTTATTTGGTTATTGCAGCAATGACAATTTAGTCAAAGACACTTACTTGCGGCAAAACATGGATGAGCAAGGCTGGGTTCCTGTTGCTTTAATTGCAAGCTTCAAGAAAGTAAGGCTTTCTTTTGTGAATATTAGAGCaatatgtttattagaataaatgATTCAATCTCAAGTTAAGTCTGATGGTTCACTTTCATTTTTGTGTCCCCTTTCAGCGGGATTCAATTATAGTGTCTTTCTCGAACATATTTTCAGCTGTTAGTTGATTCCATCTTATTCAGTGCTGATATACATGGTGTGAACATATCAGATATTCAACTTCCAAGTACGTCATAGGTGATATTGGTTGAAAAAGGGACCCATTTTCATCTTGCTCTATCTCTGTATTGTCGCTAATGTGAGTGTTTTGCAAGAGTGCTCTTGTATGGTGTTTCGTTTCTGATATAGGATGAAGTTTGACCCacttatttctcaattttttcttccCCGTCACTCATCATATAACTTTTTTCTCATGTTGTTGTCAACTTCTTCATAGTTGTCCTCTTCGTATATGGTCCTTTCTCCTTCGATCTCTTTTTCTTATGTTTATTGGCAATTCTACTTACTCCTTTTTTTATTGTCtggtttttcttatttttcctcTGCCTTGCATGCTTGCACTTTCCTCTGTAAGTTAGTCATAACAGTACCACTCACTAGACAAAGTATCTATAAAAGTTGTGGTAGTAGTCTGCTTTAGACGGTCAGCCTCTCTCGTTAGGCATGACCTTTTTCATCCATTAAACTAGATCAGCCTTCTGCAAGATCATTTACTAGTTTCTTGTGGTTCATACTATTCCTTAACATATCCACAAATATAGAAAGAGATATTCTAGAAAGGCAAGTAATTCTGTATGTTTACTTCGGCATCAATTTAGTGAAATGATGGCTGAAGGAACCACAGTTTGATGTTAAAGTTGATTACAATGGTAATGTAgccaagaaaaaggaaaaaaacaaacaaagaaaagatttATTGTTAAGAGTGGTGATTTCTGAATCTCCAATTTCCCTTCTGAATTTTATCTTTGTACTTTTCATCTGTTCGAAATTAAGGTCCAAAACAACATTCCGCTGCTCACTGTAT of the Punica granatum isolate Tunisia-2019 chromosome 6, ASM765513v2, whole genome shotgun sequence genome contains:
- the LOC116211114 gene encoding la-related protein 1C-like, whose amino-acid sequence is MAAEAADTVGNITSPPIAAPRSSQYHFAESPKSPHQPRQPAKPATSAWSHVAHGESQPVVAAAPPVEPAVGYSSSSASSSTAGDEVGTESGTGANGGAGKRVPWNKPSNGPGPEAAGPVIGADSWPALSASPKRSSRKSSSESAKVSSDGSSSVSAPASQGSGNASSSAAAAAASSSSSSSQRQLNSHGNTHLNVNNQMPLHQRSMKGNNGSATLNGDAPQSPGPRNPSLDSQSIKSSPRDDSQRSGSASENHGGHEHQQQQRNSFKTRSGGTYQRGDGSHSQSYANRRDQDRTNQEWNPRGFNHNRDARMHQQQRGYPRYGRVSHPAAPVIPPVSGQFIPLPQPRHFAVPPMGGYNDMAPPVYVLPFQHPVNFVSPMPPHMVNFQPPDPNLYTKIIDQINYYFSNDNLVKDTYLRQNMDEQGWVPVALIASFKKILQLTNNTQLILDVVRNSPMVEVQGDKLRRRNDWGKWIMLPAIQFPEASGARSTVDSVATSVQTLSLDERTGNSDTAKAEAARADTSIGTSN